From Syntrophobacterales bacterium, a single genomic window includes:
- a CDS encoding Fic family protein, with translation MDYIYQRKGWPKMTWDAERLAGPLAGVRHRQGRLIGRMEGLGFSLRNEAVLQTLTEDVLKSNEIEGEKLDRDQVRSSIARRLGLDVGGLVAVDRHVEGVVEMMLDATGHYADPLTKERLFGWHAALFPTGRSGMTKIAVGRWRDVQSEPMQVVSGSIGREKVHYQAPEAQRVLGEMDAFLKWFNEPPAIDLVMAAGLAHFWFVTIHPFEDGNGRIARAIADMALARSENSHQRFYSMSAHIRLERNAYYEVLERSQQGGLDITSWLEWFLGCLDRAIDGAEVVRAGIFEQARFWESQAKKPFNERQRLVLNRIFDGFEGKLTSSKWAKLAKCSQDTAFRDIDALVKRGVLVKEPGGGRSTSYALAVHASSPS, from the coding sequence ATGGACTACATCTACCAGAGAAAAGGATGGCCTAAGATGACCTGGGATGCCGAGCGGCTGGCCGGGCCCCTCGCCGGCGTCCGTCATCGGCAGGGGCGCCTCATCGGGCGGATGGAAGGCTTGGGCTTTTCGCTCCGCAATGAGGCGGTGCTTCAGACGCTGACCGAGGATGTGCTCAAGTCCAACGAGATCGAAGGTGAAAAGTTAGACCGGGACCAGGTGCGCTCCTCCATCGCCCGGCGGTTGGGGCTCGACGTCGGGGGCCTCGTGGCGGTGGACCGCCATGTCGAGGGGGTGGTGGAGATGATGCTCGACGCCACGGGACATTATGCCGATCCCTTGACCAAGGAGCGGCTCTTTGGATGGCATGCGGCCCTCTTTCCCACTGGCCGCAGCGGGATGACCAAGATCGCGGTCGGCCGTTGGCGTGACGTTCAATCCGAGCCCATGCAGGTGGTGTCCGGTTCGATCGGCAGGGAGAAGGTCCACTATCAGGCCCCGGAGGCCCAGCGGGTACTTGGGGAGATGGATGCATTCTTGAAGTGGTTTAACGAACCCCCGGCGATCGATCTGGTTATGGCGGCAGGCCTGGCCCATTTTTGGTTTGTGACGATCCACCCCTTTGAGGACGGCAATGGCCGGATTGCCCGGGCGATTGCCGATATGGCCCTGGCGCGCTCGGAGAACAGCCACCAGCGTTTTTACAGCATGTCGGCGCATATCCGCCTGGAGCGAAACGCCTATTACGAGGTGCTGGAAAGGTCCCAGCAGGGCGGCCTGGACATCACGTCTTGGCTGGAATGGTTCCTGGGTTGTCTGGATCGCGCCATCGATGGCGCGGAAGTGGTTCGGGCCGGCATCTTCGAGCAGGCCCGTTTCTGGGAGTCTCAAGCCAAGAAACCCTTCAATGAGCGGCAGCGGCTGGTCCTCAATCGGATCTTCGATGGTTTCGAAGGCAAGCTGACCTCTTCCAAATGGGCCAAGCTCGCCAAATGCTCGCAGGATACTGCCTTTCGAGATATCGATGCTCTGGTGAAGCGCGGGGTTCTGGTGAAGGAGCCGGGCGGAGGGCGAAGCACCAGCTATGCCTTGGCGGTTCACGCCTCATCGCCAAGCTAA